The following proteins come from a genomic window of Nicotiana tomentosiformis chromosome 12, ASM39032v3, whole genome shotgun sequence:
- the LOC104095875 gene encoding E3 ubiquitin-protein ligase MBR1 has translation MDEYSAKRAANGLVGPRRGLRETADNKDKNVQYCTRVGCTGRLNYMKSSRVGGMEKARQLRPTFGSSNGKEVIGSSSVTSSAMSSAGRSCKESHRKSLSNIENKQSDTSSLHEEPVVLKQTQSSAKATGSSKVRLAEIGCSSGTSSSRPRKIFGHMHGSFNQKSPMDSSVSSSSKSISAGTRGGSSSGEGYRLRNLNCNSVSDVLPYKSSSSESSISRRDTVKRRNAEGESSSSSKGKKTSGASSNEGRVIRPATGISISDSRSSRSSDFGEGNRALSVRTRRSMNVNTRLRGSLQESLQTKSSGLSQNLPQPETPTLDNPSSSRQFFTDSSSSEYSAYSLPRNDDDDDDDDDDELPGVVPFISAEVGINRFMNRDALQRYNMDGVAQVLLALERIEQDEELSYERLLALETNLFLSGLNFYDQHRGMRLDIDDMSYEELLALEERIGSVSTALPEEALSKCLRKSIYQGIASKTETSEADGDGDDIKCSICQEEYVIGDEIGNLGCEHGYHLECIKQWFGLKNWCPICKAAAAPSESSKNPS, from the exons ATGGATGAATATTCTGCTAAAAGAGCTGCTAATGGCCTTGTTGGCCCGAGAAGAGGTTTGAGGGAGACTGCTGACAACAAAGATAAAAATGTTCAGTATTGCACTCGAGTTGGATGTACTGGCCGACTGAATTATATGAAGAGTTCCAGAGTTGGAGGCATGGAGAAAGCCAGACAGCTAAGGCCTACTTTCGGTTCTTCAAATGGGAAGGAAGTCATTGGCAGTTCATCTGTGACATCTTCTGCAATGAGTAGTGCGGGAAGGTCATGCAAAGAATCTCATAGAAAATCGTTGTCTAACATTGAGAATAAGCAATCAGATACCAGTTCCTTACATGAAGAGCCAGTAGTTCTAAAACAGACGCAGTCATCAGCAAAAGCTACTGGATCCAGCAAGGTTAGATTAGCAGAAATTGGTTGCTCTAGTGGAACATCGAGCAGTAGACCTCGAAAAATATTTGGTCACATGCATGGTTCTTTCAACCAAAAGAGTCCAATGGATTCCTCTGTTTCTTCATCATCTAAATCCATTAGTGCTGGGACAAGGGGCGGCAGTAGTAGTGGAGAGGGATATAGGTTGAGAAATCTGAATTGCAATTCTGTATCGGATGTCCTCCCATATAAATCTTCATCATCAGAATCAAGTATTAGTAGAAGGGACACAGTCAAGAGGAGAAATGCTGAAGGTGAAAGCAGTTCATCATCTAAAGGGAAGAAAACGAGCGGCGCATCATCAAATGAAGGACGTGTCATTCGTCCTGCTACTGGAATCTCCATCTCTGATTCAAGGAGTAGTAGAAGTTCGGATTTTGGTGAGGGTAATCGTGCTCTATCAGTTAGGACCCGCAGGTCAATGAATGTGAATACTAGGTTGCGGGGTTCTTTACAGGAGTCATTGCAGACTAAGTCTTCTGGCTTAAGCCAAAATTTACCTCAGCCTGAAACTCCAACTCTAGATAATCCTAGTTCGTCCCGTCAATTTTTCACAGATTCTTCATCAAGTGAATATAGTGCTTATAGTTTACCCAGAAACGATGAtgacgatgacgatgatgatgatgatgagttaCCTGGTGTAGTGCCCTTCATTTCTGCTGAAGTCGGCATTAACCGATTTATGAACCGTGATGCATTGCAGCGATATAACATGGATGGAGTAGCGCAG GTATTGCTGGCACTTGAGAGAATTGAACAAGATGAAGAGTTATCGTATGAG AGACTACTTGCGTTGGAGACCAATTTGTTCCTCAGTGGCCTTAACTTCTATGACCAGCATAGAGGGATGAGATTAGATATCGATGACATGTCCTATGAG GAATTATTAGCTCTTGAGGAGAGGATTGGCTCTGTTAGTACAGCTCTGCCCGAGGAAGCACTATCAAAGTGCCTCCGGAAAAGCATTTATCAGGGTATAGCTTCAAAAACAGAAACATCTGAAGCTGATGGGGATGGAGATGACATCAAGTGCAGTATTTGTCAG GAGGAGTATGTGATTGGAGATGAAATAGGGAATTTGGGATGTGAGCACGGCTATCATTTGGAGTGCATAAAGCAGTGGTTTGGGCTCAAGAACTGGTGCCCTATCTGTAAGGCTGCAGCAGCTCCATCAGAGTCGTCGAAAAACCCATCTTAG